The genomic region TCTGAAAATGCTAACCGTAATAAGTCATCCTCCACGGAGCGTCGTCATTCTGAGCCCGTATCTTCGTCCAAAAGTCATGACAACATCCATGTCGTGCCTACCGACGCTGGCTGGGCGATCAAGGAAGAAGGAAAGTCTACTTACCTGTCGACATTCGATACTAAGGCAGAGGCTGTAGATAAGGCTAAAGAACTTAGCAGCCAACAGAATATTCGCGCGATTATCCATAATCAGGATGGTCAGATTGCTTCTTCGATCAAGTCTTGAAACATGAGCGAAAACAACAAAATCCCTTTTGCTGCTGAAGAGCAGTCAAAAGGGATTTTATATGAACGTTAACCATCTAAACCCGATACAGGTTATGGTTGTTCTGAAACGTATGGTTAATGGGATACCCCTCTAGCCACCGTAGTTCGCTGTGAAACAGCAGCAGCGTTAACTGCCTTGGCTGCAGCCGATGGCATCGGCAATTTCACAGCTGAAGTCGTAACCACGGTTCCGCGAGCCGGAACACTAACGACGTACGTAATGACTTTGCTGGCGATCCATACGGCCAGAATCGTATATAAAGTTTCTTTTACCGGAAGAAAGAAAAGCGACAATCCCAATACAAAAGCATCACTGACAAAGAAAACTGTTCCCAGCTTCCATCCCTTCCAGCGGCTAACCAGCACAGCGAGAATATCGTCTCCGCCTGTCGCTCCACCGAATCGAAGCACGATCCCCGCGCCTACCCCTGTCAATACACCGGATAGAACTGCCGGAATCCACAGATTTCCGTTAAACGACATCACCAGTGTGGAGTATCGTTCAAAGCCGTCATAGAATAGGGAAAATGCACCGACGCCAAGCAATGCCTGAATCATGAATTTCCAGCCTTTAAGGAACCAAGCCAGAATCATGACCGGAATGTCCAGTAACAACATACCGATGGCAGGTGATAAGCCTGTTGCGTATTTTCCGAGCAGGGCCAGACCGACAAATCCGCCCTCCGATAAATGATTCTGAAAGTTAATGTGATAGTAAGCAAAAGCTAAAATAAATGTACCGAGTAGCATAATGGCGAATTTGATCGCCTCTGTTTTAACGTGTTGTAAGGTTAACGATGTTCTCTTCATTCAGGTTCCCTCGCAGTTTGTAGGTTGGTTTTTTAGACCGACCGTACCCTGCAAAAGGTAAGCCTGGAAGAAATCATCGTGTACGTCCTTCGAATATTCATTCCAATCCCCTCTTTCGCAGAGTCAGCCGTTTTTTTGAAACCGGTTGGTGTACTCTACAAGGGGCGCTATGTGTATGAGAGATCGTAACGTTTCCAGATCGTCCTTGGGGAGATTGTCCTTCGGGAACTCATGGTATCCTGATCCTTTCTGTTCTGTTGTGGTTAGCTGTGCTTAGTTAAACTGAAAAATAACTACAATGCATAAGCTTGAACATTTAATTGTACACTTACCACTTCAACTGCAATACCCTCTTCTGATCGCTGCCATCCCCGGATTTCTGGAATTCCATTTTCCCTCTGGGGAAAATCCGGCGATAGCTTATGCTTCCGAAGCTTTCTTTCAGAAAGCTTTCAGGCGAACACTTCGCTTCTAAAGATGGGTTCTGCACTCTTCGTTCCTGTGTAAATTGTAAATCCAACTTACAGCAGTTGCAAGTTCATTCAGTTTAATCACCAAAGCTAACTTGCTTGTTCTTCTATTATATAACACCAACGTGACCGGGTCTAAACAGCAGACCCCTCAAAAACAGGCATAAAGAAGCCTCTGGACTGCTCCAGCAGTCATACGGCAACACCAGGATAAGCAATGCTTGCTAATGGTGCAACCTGCTCCTTTATTCTATGACCAAAGCTTCCAAAAATAACTGTCATTCACCCAACTGTGACAAATCGGGGCCTTTTTTTATTTTCTTGCGCTTTTTAAAGGAATCATTTTCCCTTCGCACATACACTATAGCAAACGTAATCGGCTTTATTCTTTGTCCAGCTCAGACGTTTCCAGACTTACTCTGCTTTTTATGGTATAATATAACAATTGAATCCCACTACCGTTTAAGCGAGGCGGATTGATGAAAACGTTAAAGCCAAGAGTCTTTATTGGCTGCTCGCTGGAAGCGAAGCCGATTGCAGCCGCAGTACACGAAAACTTACGTTTTTCAGCCGAAGTTACCCCTTGGTACTCCGGAGTTTTTAATCCAAGCAGCTATACGATGGACGACCTGGAAACAGAAGTTCGTACGACAGACTTCGCCATTTTTATTTTTCATCCGGATGATATATCTAAAATTCGCGGGAAGTACTACGCGTCGGTCCGGGATAATACAATGCTTGAAATGGGTCTGTTTATGGGCCGTCTGGGACGAAAGCGTATTTTTTTCATTCTTCCTGAAGATATTACGGACATCAAGGACACGACCAAGGTCGAAGGATTGCGTATGCCTACAGATCTGCTGGGATTAAATCCACTCGTGTATGAAATCCGTTCTGACGGAAAGTGGGCACCAGCCGTGTCCGTGGCATGTTCCAAAATCGCAGACAGTATTGAGGAACAGGGACGCTGGAGTGATCCAGAATTGGAGAACATCATCGAGAAGCATAAACGTACTGAAGGAGAAGCAAGGTTACAACTGCTCAAGTTGCTGCGGTTCTTTAGGGAATTGCTGCGTACCCGCAAAGCAGATGCCAAGATGCTGGAGCGAATGAGCGATGCCCTGCGTACCGCCTTTGTCTCTCATCCTCCATTCGCCGTACGTGGCACAGCCATATACCGTACAGATGACAGTCGTTATATTGAGCAATTATGTGGTAATGTTGGAGAACCGGGAAGAAAGTATGACTTGTCCGCTAACGACGACAAACCACCGGATGATCCCAAGCGTATCCTGGTGATTGATTCTTACCGGGAGAACAAGATCAAGATCAATCTCTATGATGATTACCTTGAGAAAGAGTATCTGCTATGCTATCCTGTAGCCAAGAGGTATGTAATCACCGTTCACATTATTGGACATATTGAAGCGGATGAGGCGGTATTTCAGCAGATTGACCTGCAGAATCGTCAACTGTTCAACGCCATCAACGATTTGTTAGGAGGCGAACCGGAATGAAACCGGAAACGAAAAAAATAAGCAAGCGCTGGGGCAGCGAAAAAAAGGTACGCCTCAGTTCTGCGCCCGAATCATCACGACCGGTTCCGGAACCCAAGGAAGAAGATCGTTTCCACAAGCCGGCCGTACCGCTAACGACCATTGGGCCCTCCCTGAAGGGCAAGGAAAGACCTTATAAGGTCATCCTTGAAAAAGAGGCGTTCTACGAAAAGCCTCAATATCTTGCTTAATTTCTGAACACATCATCAAGCCTGCCGCTGAATCGGCAGTATTCCATAGGCCCCGCCGCCCAAGGCAGGGGCTTTTTTGTTGCTCATTTTCGCTAAAATACAACTGCTTCTACTCGTTGACTCGTCGTCATCGTGTTGCGGGAAGTCATCCTGATTCGTTATTGTAATTCATAGCTCTATTTCATTGCTTTTAATTAATTCTGTAGCAGACTGGATTGTTGCATAAGACTCATTTGCTTTATGGCCTTAGGTTTCCTGCAAAACCCATAAATTATACCTAATTTTGGAGTGGGCTTGTCCTTAAATCCCTAGCTTCATTCACTATCTGTACCTTTAGGAAAATGCGGTAATGTGTGCTTCCAATATTTCTCGGTTGTATTGTGTATCTCCATTACATATATTGATTATAATATAGGAACACATGTTCTGTAAATATAAAATTCCAATTAAAGGTTAAGGAAGTGAACATATGACATCCTCAACTTCCGCCCCATCCCCTGCGGATGAAGACCATCGTCTGATTAAAGGTCTGGTTGTGCGCACGCTTTTGCTCGATGTACTTGAACGAGATATTCGCACACTGGATACGCTGCTACTGAAGATGCCTGAAGTCTACATTCTGTCGCTGACCCGCATTCAGAACAATGTGCTCAAGGAGATGCTGGGTCTTCGCAAACAGATGAGAACTCGCGGTGTCAAAGTACTGGAAGAGAAACGGGAAGCCGAGGGTATCGAAACACTGTATATGTGCAGGGGTTATTGGCAACGGTTCTATATGCTGTGGACATTTGCACGCAATGAGGTCAAAAAAGAGCTGAGTCGCCATCTGCAGATGGATCTGACGCAAACGTGATGAACATGATTTAGCTTGCGTCTTGATCCTGCCGCGAAAAACCGTTCATACTTTCTCCATACAAAAGGGTTGAACGGGTTGACCATGGCATGCTGTGTTCATTAAGATGGAGAAGACATACCCAACCATTCCAATCCGGGAAAAGGATATGTTCTCAATGTCTTATCAATCAAGGAGCTGTACTTTATGGAACCCCATTCGAATTCTTTATCGATGTCACAAAATAATACAAAGCAACATCCTCTTGTAGCAGCAGATGTAACCGAACTGATCGGCCAGACACCTGCAGTTAAACTGAACCGACTCACAGGCAGCGACTCCGCTGACGTATACGTGAAACTGGAATACTTCAACCCGAGTGGCAGCGTCAAAGACCGTGCCGCCTATAACCTGATCGTTCAGGCTGAACGTGCGGGACACTTGCTCCCTGGTGCTACCATTATCGAACCAACCAGCGGCAATACGGGCATAGGTCTTGCGATGAATGCCGCCGCCAAAGGATATAAAGCCATTCTGATTATGCCGGACAACATGTCTAAGGAACGCATCAACATTCTGAAAGCCTATGGCGCAGATGTGGTGCTCACGCCTGCTGCGGAGCGGATGCCTGGTGCGATTCGCAAAGCGAAAGAACTTCATGCAGACATTCCGGGCAGCTTCATTCCCCAGCAATTCGAGAATCAGGCGAACCCGGACATTCACCGGATTACGACAGCTCCCGAGATTATGCAGCAGATGGAAGGCAGGCTGGACGCCTTCATCGCTACGGCGGGAACTGGCGGAACCATTACCGGGACGGGAGAAGAACTGCGCAAGCAGTTACCCGATATCCGTATCTATGCGGTGGAGCCCAAAGGGTCTCCGGTGTTGTCCGGTGGCGAGCCTGGACCACACAAGCTCGTCGGTACAAGTCCGGGGTTCATTCCGGACATCCTGAATACCGACGTGTGGGATGCCATCATCCAGGTGTCCGATGAGGACGCACTGGATACGATGCGGCAGCTTGCTGCCCGGGAAGGGCTGTTGCTCGGCCCTTCCTCTGGCGCTTCGGTGTGGGCCTCTCTTCGCATCGCGAAGGAA from Paenibacillus sp. FSL R5-0341 harbors:
- a CDS encoding DUF2188 domain-containing protein; this encodes MPWNKQDYPVSMKNLEPRVRHKAIEIANALLDDGYEEGRSIAIATAKAEEWDENHPVPERSKSDSTSSSENANRNKSSSTERRHSEPVSSSKSHDNIHVVPTDAGWAIKEEGKSTYLSTFDTKAEAVDKAKELSSQQNIRAIIHNQDGQIASSIKS
- a CDS encoding YitT family protein — encoded protein: MKRTSLTLQHVKTEAIKFAIMLLGTFILAFAYYHINFQNHLSEGGFVGLALLGKYATGLSPAIGMLLLDIPVMILAWFLKGWKFMIQALLGVGAFSLFYDGFERYSTLVMSFNGNLWIPAVLSGVLTGVGAGIVLRFGGATGGDDILAVLVSRWKGWKLGTVFFVSDAFVLGLSLFFLPVKETLYTILAVWIASKVITYVVSVPARGTVVTTSAVKLPMPSAAAKAVNAAAVSQRTTVARGVSH
- a CDS encoding nucleotide-binding protein, coding for MKTLKPRVFIGCSLEAKPIAAAVHENLRFSAEVTPWYSGVFNPSSYTMDDLETEVRTTDFAIFIFHPDDISKIRGKYYASVRDNTMLEMGLFMGRLGRKRIFFILPEDITDIKDTTKVEGLRMPTDLLGLNPLVYEIRSDGKWAPAVSVACSKIADSIEEQGRWSDPELENIIEKHKRTEGEARLQLLKLLRFFRELLRTRKADAKMLERMSDALRTAFVSHPPFAVRGTAIYRTDDSRYIEQLCGNVGEPGRKYDLSANDDKPPDDPKRILVIDSYRENKIKINLYDDYLEKEYLLCYPVAKRYVITVHIIGHIEADEAVFQQIDLQNRQLFNAINDLLGGEPE
- the cysK gene encoding cysteine synthase A, producing the protein MSQNNTKQHPLVAADVTELIGQTPAVKLNRLTGSDSADVYVKLEYFNPSGSVKDRAAYNLIVQAERAGHLLPGATIIEPTSGNTGIGLAMNAAAKGYKAILIMPDNMSKERINILKAYGADVVLTPAAERMPGAIRKAKELHADIPGSFIPQQFENQANPDIHRITTAPEIMQQMEGRLDAFIATAGTGGTITGTGEELRKQLPDIRIYAVEPKGSPVLSGGEPGPHKLVGTSPGFIPDILNTDVWDAIIQVSDEDALDTMRQLAAREGLLLGPSSGASVWASLRIAKELGPGHRVLCIAPDTGERYLSMGIF